One region of Rhizoctonia solani chromosome 9, complete sequence genomic DNA includes:
- a CDS encoding kinase-like protein, whose product MATTDEFPRGLHAQALSTVAEDGGATTPSHGGTVNAGHEYDMAISPAQEAAVAVAAPAATPRTRSVNPAAIAARRPVSMPPQTSAQAAAIQERMSVDENREREKESKRAKSQEKSRGRVLGDYVLTKTLGAGSMGKVKLAVHTPTGQKLAIKIVPRVSTHSSSTPMTASQLAKAQAKDASKEIRHIREAALSMLLYHPYICGMREIITHPGHYYMVSEYVDGGQMLDYIISHGRLRERAARKFARQIGSALEYCHKNNVVHRDLKIENILISHTGNIKIIDFGLSNLFNPEDHLSTFCGSLYFAAPELLNAKVYTGPEVDVWSFGVVLYVLVCGKVPFDDQSMPALHAKIKRGLFDSPMWLSQECKHILSRMLVTNPAARAPLSEVLSHPWMIRSYGHAPDPHLLAREPLSASELDPAVIREMTGFEFGTPEQIHANLVEVLKSERYKVAVERWRRQKAGESGSSLGLESTPAATTLSVPSTVGSGSGTEPSTPKSRSKRFSGFDFYRKKFLSSPPPPTVPPPPVIPQDTPPTVEQPDPTRGFHPLISIYYLVRERMERERVYGPGKFASSQLSLGAEDPVPSTSTPTTAATATSKYAQPVPRLAAPPASHFSGTSYDAGPVPSTPTSAGPVPRARAKDMDIPSPVQAVSLSSAQAQAQGPNGQGQGQGQAQAQGGQPSLPKAATHRRSHSLSQKPRGFEGEQGARSAGPVVGTFRQAERIREEREERDSGDGSRPTDDDAAGQAAELGVLPPPVPELQTPRASSLARRFGSLLGGTAASKRVSSLMDRDIDTDAKSAKSADVPHSTPISSGMVPSPSVGSHRRAATVTDSSVSPARKHERRGSMHSPIPTRTNTANTMPDVLERPKTAGDGFGKKAEPKEEVKEENQEGGKEDAKPVYLKGLFSVATTSTKPANVIKADIKRVLDRMQVQHREIRGGFECIHVPSIDLSSLSTAATGEESRRTIVRKSSRLSFGKKGERDEKRPIPPPIVQTDEKKSAVEDKKPEDKEKDKEGPPSRSSLSFTPKAANDGRTTPTAPASGAVSPTAPSPSRTKFLPPIPRDFAEKQAAAAGGVVEAPEDIWENGTTNDLCVRFEISIVKVPLLPLHGIQFRRVGGDGWQYQMLARRVLTELKL is encoded by the exons ATGGCGACGACGGACGAGTTTCCTCGCGGGTTGCACGCACAGGCGCTGAGCACGGTAGCCGAGGACGGAGGAGCGACCACGCCGAGTCACGGGGGCACTGTGAACGCGG GGCACGAGTACGACATGGCGATATCTCCTGCGCAAGAGGCGGCGGTGGCGGTGGCCGCACCTGCAGCAACTCCGCGGACGAGGAGTGTTAACCCCGCGGCGATTGCGGCTCGGCGACCGGTGTCGATGCCACCGCAGACGTCGGCACAGGCAGCAGCGATCCAGGAGCGGATGTCGGTGGATGAGAACAGAGAGAGGGAAAAGGAGTCCAAGCGAGCAAAGAGCCAGGAAAAGAGCCGAGGCCGAGTACTGGGAGACTATGTGCTGACCAAGACGCTGGGCGCGGGGAGCATGGGCAAGGTCAAGTTGGCCGTCCACACCCCGACGGGCCAGAAG CTCGCAATCAAGATTGTGCCCCGCGTGTCCACACACAGCTCCTCGACGCCCATGACCGCCTCCCAATTGGCAAAAGCACAGGCCAAAGACGCGAGCAAGGAGATTCGCCACATCCGCGAGGCTGCCCTCTCCATGCTGCTCTATCATCCTTATATCTGCGGCATGCGCGAAATCATCACTCATCCCGGCCACTACTACATGGTCTCCGAATACGTCGACGGTGGCCAAATGTTGGATTACATCATTTCCCACGGCAGACTCAGGGAACGCGCCGCTCGCAAGTTTGCCCGCCAGATCGGTTCCGCCTTGGAGTACTGTCACAAGAACAACGTTGTCCATCGCGATCTCAAGATTGAGAACATCTTGATCTCCCATACTGGCAATATCAAGATTATCGATTTTGGTTTGAGTAACTTGTTCAACCCCGAGGATCACCTCTCCACGTTCTGTGGTAGTCTATACTTTGCCGCCCCCGAGCTGCTCAACGCCAAGGTCTACACTGGTCCCGAGGTCGATGTATGGTCATTTGGAGTCGTCTTGTACGTACTCGTTTGCGGCAAGGTCCCCTTTGATGACCAGTCCATGCCGGCACTCCATGCCAAGATCAAGCGGGGTCTGTTTGACTCGCCAATGTGGTTGTCTCAAG AATGCAAACACATCCTGTCTCGTATGCTGGTCACCAATCCCGCCGCTCGAGCCCCGCTTTCCGAAGTTCTTAGCCACCCATGGATGATTCGCTCTTATGGACACGCTCCAGATCCCCATCTCCTCGCCCGCGAACCACTTTCGGCATCCGAACTCGACCCAGCCGTGATTCGCGAAATGACCGGATTCGAATTTGGCACTCCCGAACAAATCCACGCCAACCTCGTCGAAGTCCTCAAGAGCGAGCGGTACAAGGTCGCAGTCGAGCGATGGCGCCGCCAAAAAGCCGGCGAGAGCGGAAGCTCCCTGGGCCTCGAGTCCACCCCGGCCGCGACGACCTTGTCCGTGCCCTCGACGGTGGGATCTGGATCCGGGACCGAACCCTCGACGCCCAAGTCGCGCAGCAAGCGGTTCTCCGGGTTCGACTTTTACCGCAAAAAGTTCCTCTCGTCGCCCCCTCCCCCGACTGTCCCCCCGCCCCCGGTCATCCCGCAAGACACGCCGCCGACGGTCGAGCAGCCCGACCCGACGCGTGGTTTCCACCCGCTCATTTCGATTTATTATCTTGTTCGGGAACGAATGGAACGCGAGCGGGTGTACGGGCCTGGTAAATTCGCCTCGTCGCAGCTTTCCCTGGGAGCCGAGGACCCTGTACCGTCGACTTCGACACCCACGACGGCAGCGACGGCGACGAGCAAGTACGCCCAGCCCGTCCCGCGTCTCGCTGCTCCACCCGCATCGCACTTTTCGGGCACGTCCTACGATGCAGGTCCTGTTCCGTCTACTCCGACGTCTGCGGGTCCTGTTCCCCGCGCACGAGCCAAGGATATGGATATCCCGTCGCCCGTCCAGGCTGTATCCCTGTCGTCTGCCCAGGCTCAAGCGCAGGGACCAAATGGACAAGGACAGGGACAAGGGCAAGCACAAGCACAAGGAGGGCAGCCGAGTTTGCCCAAGGCAGCGACGCATCGCCGGTCTCATAGTTTAAGCCAAAAGCCACGCGGGTTCGAGGGCGAGCAAGGTGCGCGCAGTGCGGGTCCTGTGGTGGGCACGTTTAGGCAGGCCGAGCGGATCAGGGAGGAAAGGGAGGAGAGGGATAGCGGGGATGGGTCCAGGCCCACTGACGATGATGCCG CTGGCCAAGCTGCCGAACTCGGAGTTCTCCCTCCGCCCGTACCCGAACTGCAGACCCCGCGCGCATCGAGTCTTGCCCGCCGTTTTGGCTCCCTGCTCGGCGGGACGGCCGCGTCCAAGCGCGTTTCGTCGCTCATGGACCGCGACATCGACACCGACGCCAAGTCCGCCAAGTCCGCCGACGTCCCGCACTCGACGCCCATTTCGTCCGGGATGGTCCCGAGCCCGAGCGTAGGCAGCCACCGACGCGCAGCGACCGTCACCGACTCGTCAGTCTCGCCCGCACGTAAACATGAACGCCGCGGGAGCATGCATTCGCCGATTCCGACCCGGACCAATACGGCGAATACGATGCCCGACGTGTTGGAGCGGCCCAAGACGGCCGGGGACGGGTTTGGGAAAAAGGCCGAGCCCAAGGAGGAGGTTAAAGAGGAGAATCAGGAGGGTGGGAAGGAGGATGCCAAGCCTGTTTATCTCAAAGGACTTTTCAG TGTGGCTACGACGTCGACGAAACCCGCGAATGTGATCAAAGCGGACATTAAGCGCGTCTTGGACCGGATGCAAGTCCAGCACCGCGAGATTCGAGGCGGGTTCGAGTGCATCCATGTCCCCTCGATCGATCTCAGTTCGTTGTCGACGGCTGCGACGGGCGAAGAGTCTCGTCGGACGATTGTGCGCAAAAGCAGTCGACTGTCGTTTGGGAAAAAGGGCGAGCGGGACGAAAAGAGGCCTATTCCTCCGCCCATTGTCCAGACTGACGAGAAGAAGTCTGCAGTGGAAGACAAGAAGCCCGAAGACAAGGAGAAAGACAAGGAGGGCCCGCCGAGTCGGTCCAGTTTATCGTTTACGCCCAAGGCTGCCAACGATGGACGCACGACCCCGACTGCGCCCGCGAGCGGAGCCGTGTCCCCCACCGCGCCCAGTCCGAGCAGGACCAAGTTTTTGCCCCCCATCCCCCGGGACTTTGCGGAGAAGCAAGCTGCGGCGGCGGGAGGGGTTGTCGAGGCGCCCGAGGATATATGGGAGAACGGGACGACGAATGATTTGTGTGTCCGGTTCGAGATTAGTATCGTTAAA GTCCCGTTGTTACCGTTGCATGGTATCCAGTTCCGACGTGTGGGCGGAGACGGATGGCAATACCAGATGCTCGCGAGGCGAGTCTTGACCGAGTTGAAGCTGTGA
- a CDS encoding AIG1 domain-containing protein, with product MFFIAQQLRLEGEIQGKQGHLSINEALKDRTSLDAILVLIDGRQDQLRPSDEYMLNALATIFPRHMNENVGLLLTNCDEDNLELEIKSLPPVFTNLRNWTIQDPLSLSSSYHAQEGKKTDRERKRQIRKLEDIYDAAVETSNEILDWIDKLQAQQTNDVRKVHNQIYRIEEQSESIIKATVNYKTQRHKLIVLRREHNRAKVPRHKITSEAELKRVDSELAIKQAQVKQARENLQQQEGHIAETRANLLGLIKSIDELSLGIKYAEYIQSTLRALQYYKNQTSIHHPESLDTQIRRYEKYIQVLTFQESEDVSLILPGLIPMKSVLGLPKSKKRLTILLVGETGCGKTAFMSLLLNLFHGYGPFELEDEHDEGAESGLNKQESQTTDATLYTVTLPGGIEIQILDTPGLADTRGIEQDEQHKAKINKAIQEFVVEIDAVLIMANGTTERMPAATNYTLGTLTSLFPYSIIENIAFIFTHCDSFTRNLDKASLPETLINSRQWTLENPLAYRKKYQREAGEGASESTLKEGRDRLETIYKKTVCILNEWLIWVEGCQAQPTHEINRLYETMLNIESRIESAISLITSIGERRREVRAAQHNLENHQTFKSAIEALCVEKVEYWGREDSELKNTLCIAPGCHQNCHEKCGVPYTLDPVKLGRHCRVFRPENVSWLWNWLQSADQLESRTCKGCSHKASEHRHYNNLHVKRTRPLHPTAKSDLAEAETKEQRLEIAKKACQEELDRIQVELDAAQAQVNSLVDDYNAKSLSGDFAGHINSAIQMLNLRLKELESKFGTEHEQGVVRDAIQKFKNKLEVLGKSQGEKGGMLGRFTASARGAAKAVYDGTKNKFK from the exons GCGAGATTCAAGGAAAACAAGGTCACCTGTCCATTAATGAGGCCCTCAAAGATAGGACATCGCTCGATGCGATTCTTGTCCTGATTGATGGCAGACAGGATCAATTAAGACCCTCCGACGAGTACATGCTCAATGCCTTGGCGACCATCTTTCCGCGTCACATGAATGAAAACGTTGGACTACTGTTGACGAATTGCGATGAAGATAACCTAGAACTGGAGATCAAAAGTCTACCTCCCGTGTTTACTAATTTAAGGAACTGGACGATTCAAGACCCGCTCTCTCTTTCCTCATCGTACCATGCGCAGGAAGGAAAGAAGACTGATCGTGAGCGGAAGAGGCAAATAAGAAAGCTAGAAGACATTTACGATGCAGCAGTTGAAACCTCGAACGAGATTCTAGACTGGATTGACAAGCTTCAAGCCCAGCAAACAAATGATGTGCGCAAAGTACATAATCAGATATACAGGATTGAAGAGCAGTCTGAGTCTATAATCAAAGCAACCGTCAATTACAAGACACAACGTCATAAACTCATTGTCCTGCGTCGAGAACACAATAGGGCCAAAGTGCCAAGA CATAAGATCACAAGTGAGGCTGAACTAAAACGGGTTGACTCGGAGCTCGCAATTAAGCAAGCCCAAGTTAAGCAGGCTCGCGAAAATCTTCAGCAGCAAGAAGGCCATATTGCCGAGACACGTGCTAATCTATTGGGTCTTATCAAATCCATCGATGAACTATCCCTAGGTATCAAATACGCCGAGTATATTCAATCTACGTTGAGGGCACTCCAATATTACAAAAATCAGACATCTATCCATCATCCTGAAAGCCTTGACACACAAATAAGGCGTTATGAAAAGTATATACAAGTCCTTACATTCCAGGAGTCAGAAGACGTCTCTTTAATTTTGCCTGGTCTAATTCCAATGAAGAG CGTACTCGGGCTtcccaagtccaagaagAGGCTTACCATCCTTCTCGTCGGTGAAACCGGCTGCGGAAAAACCGCGTTCATGTCATTACTACTCAACTTGTTTCATGGCTACGGCCCCTTTGAGCTGGAAGACGAGCATGACGAAGGTGCCGAGTCCGGGTTGAACAAGCAAGAAAGCCAAACTACGGATGCCACCTTGTACACCGTCACCTTGCCGGGTGGCATCGAAATCCAAATACTCGACACCCCCGGGTTGGCGGACACGCGAGGAATTGAACAAGATGAGCAACACAAGGCCAAAATCAACAAGGCCATCCAAGAGTTCGTTGTTGAGATCGATGCAGTTCTCATCATGGCGAACGGTACTACAGAGCGTATGCCTGCGGCTACGAACTACACACTCGGCACTTTGACTTCCCTCTTCCCTTACTCGATCATCGAAAACATTGCGTTTATCTTCACTCACTGCGATTCGTTCACGCGAAACCTTGACAAGGCCAGTCTTCCTGAAACGCTGATAAACTCTAGGCAGTGGACGCTGGAGAACCCGCTCGCGTATCGCAAAAAGTATCAACGCGAGGCTGGGGAGGGTGCATCAGAGAGCACGCTGAAGGAAGGACGAGATCGCCTGGAAACTATATACAAGAAGACGGTTTGCATACTCAACGAATGGCTCATTTGGGTGGAGGGCTGCCAGGCTCAGCCAACTCATGAGATTAACCGATTGTATGAAACAATGCTGAACATCGAATCACGGATCGAATCGGCTATCTCGCTCATCACTAGTATTGGGGAACGTAGAAGAGAGGTTCGGGCTGCTCAGCATAATCTGGAAAATCACCAAACA TTCAAGTCTGCGATAGAAGCACTATGTGTCGAAAAGGTTGAGTACTGGGGTCGTGAAGATTCTGAGTTGAAAAATACTTTGTGTATTGCACCCGGTTGCCACCAGAACTGCCATGAGAAGTGCGGGGTTCCTTACACTCTCGACCCAGTCAAACTTGGACGCCATTGCCGGGTGTTTAGGCCGGAGAACGTCAGTTGGCTGTGGAATTGGTTGCAAAGCGCCGATCAGCTCGAGTCTCGCACTTGCAAGGGCTGTTCACACAAGGCCTCGGAGCATCGACACTATAATAACTTGCATGTGAAACGAACAAGACCTCTCCACCCAACCGCCAAGAGTGATCTCGCCGAGGCAGAGACCAAGGAACAGAGACTAGAGATTGCAAAGAAGGCGTGTCAAGAAGAGCTCGACCGAATCCAAGTCGAACTAGACGCAGCTCAAGCCCAAGTCAACAGTCTTGTCGATGATTACAACGCCAAGTCTCTAAGCGGGGACTTTGCGGGGCACATCAACTCTGCGATCCAAATGCTCAACTTGAGGTTGAAAGAACTCGAGTCCAAGTTTGGTACGGAACACGAGCAGGGTGTAGTTCGAGATGCTATCCAAAAGTTCAAGAATAAACTGGAGGTGCTCGGGAAGTCccagggggagaagggggGTATGTTGGGTCGTTTCACGGCAAGTGCTAGAGGAGCTGCGAAGGCCGTCTATGACGGGACAAAGAATAAATTCAAGTGA